The Thiobacillus sp. genome contains the following window.
GGCAGCCTGGTTTTCCGCAAGATCTGATGTGGTGAGCCCCGACACGGGTTCTGCCACCCAGATCCTCGTCAACGGCGAGGCTTCCACCCGGGTGGGGGTTCTTGACCGGGGCCTGGCCTACGGGGACGGGGTGTTTCGCACCCTGCGCATCGAGGGTGGCAAGCCCCGCTGGTGGCAGGATCATTTCAGCAAGCTTGAGGCCGACTGCCGGACTCTGGGCATGACCTGTCCCGGCCTGGATGTCTGGGAACTGGACTTGTCCCGGCTTGTGTTGCCGGTATCGGGAATCCTGCGGCTCACCGTCACCCGGGGGGAGGGTCCCCGAGGCTACGCTCCGCCCGCGGCTGCCACCCCCACCCGGATCGTTGCCATCTGGAAATGGATGCCACCCGACACGTCCGGTGCAGGTTTACAGGTGCGGGTCTGCGGCCTGCGCCTGGGGCATCAGCCCGCCCTGGCCGGGGTGAAACATCTCAACAGGCTGGAAAACGTCCTCGCCCGCGGGGAATGGCAGGACCCGGCCATCCGCGAGGGCATCCTGCTGGACCAGGGCGGCCTGGTGGTCTCCGGGGTGACGAGCAACCTTTTCCTTTGGCAACACGGCAGGCTGCGCACCCCGCGCCTGGACCGGTGCGGCGTGGCCGGGGTGGCCCGGGGCCGGCTCATGGACCTGGCCGTCAGGGCGGGCTATGGCGTGGAGGAAACAGAAATTACACTGGGCGACATTTATGCCGCAGACGAACTCATGTTCACCAACAGCCTCATGCTCCTGGAGCGGGCCCACCGCATGGATAACCGGGTCTGGGAGCGGCCCCAGGTCAGCCCGGCCCTGAGGGAACTGCTGCATGCGTAAGCTGCTGGCCCTGGTGGCCATGACTGTCCTCCTGGCCGTGGGCGCCTTGGCCTGGTATGCCCTGACGCCCATGCGGAACACCGGCGCCGACTATCCCCTGGCCTTCTCCATCCCCCAGGGAGCCAGCTTCAAGATGGCATCCCGGGAAATGTTCCATGCCGGCGCCCTGGAACACCCCCTGTTCTTCGAAATCCTTGCCCGGGCCCTGGGCAAGGCCCACGGCATCAAGGCGGGAAGCTACGGCCTGACGGAGCCAGTCACGCCCCTGGCCCTGCTGCGCAAGATCACCGTGGGCGAGACCGTGCTGGGCAAGCTCACGGTCATCGAAGGCTGGACTTTCGCCGAGATGCGGCGCGCCCTGGACAACCAGGCAGACCTGCGCCATGACAGTGCCGGCCTGTCCGACGCGGAACTGCTCCAGGCCATCGGAGCCGAGGCCGGGCATCCGGAGGGCATGTTCTTCCCGGACACCTATTTCTACGACCATGGCAGTTCCGACCTGGCCCTCTACAAGCGGGCATATCAAACGCTCCAGGTCGTACTGGATGAAAGCTGGGATCGGCGGGCCCCGGACCTGCCCTACAAGACCCCCATGGATGCCCTCGTCATGGCCTCCATCATCGAAAAGGAAACCGGGGCGCCGGAGGAACGGGCCATGATCGCTGCGGTATTCATCAACCGCCTGCGCATCGGCATGCGCCTGCAGACGGATCCCAGCGTCATCTATGGGCTGGGTTCCCGCTTTGATGGCAACCTGCGGAGGGTGGACCTGGAAACGGACACCCCCTACAACTCCTATACCCGGGCCGGCCTGCCCCCCACGCCCATTGCCCTGCCGGGGGCTGACGCCATCCACGCGGCCCTGAACCCGGCCAGCAGCCGGGCCCTGTATTTCGTGGCCATGGGCAACGGGCGGCACGTGTTCTCCAACAACCTGGACGAACACAACCGGGCCGTGGCCAGATACCAGAAGAGAAACTGATATGAAACAGCCCCCACGCTCCCTATGCTCGCTGCCCCCCGAGGGGGCGATGTCAGTATGCTTGGGGCGGCCCGGCGCCTACTGACCATGTCGGGACTATTCATCACCCTGGAAGGCGTGGACGGCGCCGGCAAGAGCAGCCACCTGGACTGGCTGGGGGATTGGTTCCGCCTGCGGGGCCATGCCGTGCGCATGACCCGGGAACCCGGAGGCACACCCGTAGGGGAGCGTCTGCGCGAGATCGTGCTGCATGAGGCGATGCATCCGGATACGGAGGCCCTGGTGATGTTCGCTGCCCGGAGGGAACACATCGACAAGGTCATCCGCCCGGCCCTGGCGGCGGGGGAGGTGGTGATCTCCGACCGCTTCACCGATGCCAGCTTCGCCTACCAGTGCGGCGGCCGTGGCCTGGACGAGGCACGCCTGGAAGTGCTGGAGGCCTGGGTACAGGAAGGCTTGCAACCCCATCTGACCCTGTTGTTCGACGTGCCCACGGAAGTGGCGGCGGCGCGACTGGCCAACGCCCGGGAGCCGGACCGATTCGAGCGGGAGCAGGCGGACTTCCATCGCCGGGTGCGGGATGCCTACCTGCGCCGGGCCCGGAAGCATCCCGGCCGCATCCGGGTGGTCGACGGCAGCCGCACCCTGGATGAGGTACGACAGCAACTTAGCCACATCCTGGAGGCCCTGGCGTGATCCACCCCTGGAACCAGGCCCGCTTCCGCCACTTCATGGCTGACCGGGGCCGCATGCCCCACGCCCTGCTGCTGCATGGGCCGGCCGGGGTGGGCAAGCTGGACCTGGCCCTGGAAATGGCCAAGGGCCTGCTGTGCGAGAGCCCCGTCGATGGGCACGCCTGTGGCGAATGCGATGCTTGCAACTGGTTCGAACAGGGCAACCATCCGGACTTCCGCCGCCTGGAGCCCCTGGAGAACGAGACCGCGGACGAGGAGGGCGAGAAGTCCAGGCCCGCCAAACGGGGCGGGCGCCTCATCAGCGTGGATGCGGTGCGGGAGGTGACGGACTTCCTCAGCCTCAGCGCCCACCGGGGCGGCTGGCGGGTAGCCCTGGTTCAGCCGGCCGAACTGATGAACACCGCCGCCGCCAATGCCCTGCTCAAGACCCTGGAAGAACCGCCGGCCGGTGTGCTGCTGATCCTGGTGTCCCACCAGCTGGGCCGCCTGCTGCCCACGGTGGTTTCCCGCTGCCGCAAGGTGCATGTGGGGCTGCCGGGCAGGGTGGAAAGCCTTGCCTGGCTGAGCCAGGCGGGCGTGGACGGCGGGGAGGCGCTGCTGGCCGAGGCTGGGGGCGCGCCCCTGGCGGCCCTGGCCTTTGCCGATCCGGAGCGCAGCGTCTTGCGGGAAAGCTTCCTCGACCAGCTGGCCGCCTGGCAGCGCATGGACGTGTGCGCCGTGGCCCAGGCCTTCCAGGCCAACCACGGGGACGCCTGGGGCTGGCTGCTGCGCTGGGTGCTGGATGCCCTGTCCCAGCGCCTGGCCGGAGCGCCCCGATACTTCATCGCCCGGGCGGAGCAGACCGCCAGGGTGGGCCGGTCTGCCGACCTGTCCGCCCTGCTGGCCCTGCAGCGGGAATTGCTGCAGGCGGGCCGCTGGCTGAGGCACCCGTTGCAAGCCCAGTTGTTGTTAGAATCCTGGCTCATTCGCTATGTCCAGTCAGCAGGAGCGCGTCCATGAGTGAGGAGATCAGGCAGGCCACTGGCAGGGCGGGCATGTTGTCCCTGGCCATCAAGGAGCGTTCAGCCCTCTATGCCGCCTTCATGCCTTTCCTCAAGCACGGCGGCCTGTTCATCCCCACCAACAGGCCCTACCAGATGGGAGACCAGGTCTACATGCTGATTTCTCTCATGGAAGACACCACCAAGATGCCCATCTCCGGCCGGGTGGTGTGGATCACCCCCGCCGGGTCCCAGGGCAACCGGCAGCAAGGCATCGGTGTCCAGTTCGACGACAACGATGGTTCCGCGGGCGTGCGGGCAAAGATCGAGAGCATCCTGGGCAACTCCATGAAGTCCACGCGGCTGACCCATACCATGTAAGGAAGTTGGCGGATTGCAGTCGTAAGTCGGCAGCTTGTTCTAGCTTATGGCATCTGCTTTTCAACTGCAGACTGCCCACTGAAAACTGATGACCATGTTTGTCGATTCCCACTGCCATATCGATTTCCCCGACTTCACGGAGGGCGCGGGGCCCCTGCTGGCCAACATGCGCGACGCCGACGTGGGCTACGCCCTGTGCATTTCCGTGAATCTGGAAAATTTTCCACGGGTGCTGGCGCTGGCCGAGGCCCACGACAACGTGTTCGCCTCCGTGGGTGTGCATCCCGACCATGACGAGGGCAGGGAACCGGACGTGGCGGAACTGGTGGAACTGGCCGCCCACCCCAGGGTGGTGGCCATCGGCGAGACGGGCCTGGACTATTACCGCATGGCCCGGGAAGACGTGGACTGGCAGCGGGCCCGATTCCGCACCCACATCCGCGCAGCCCGGCAGGCGGGCAAGCCCCTGGTGATCCACACCCGCAGCGCGGCGGAGGACACCCTGGCCATCATGGCGGAGGAAGGGGCCGGCGAGGCGGGGGGGGTCATGCACTGCTTCACCGAGAGCCAGGTGGTCGCTGACGCGGCCCTGGCCCATGGTTTCTATATCTCCTTCTCCGGCATCGTCACCTTCAAGAACGCCAAGGACCTGAAGGAAGTGGCCCGACATGTTCCCCTGGAACGGCTGCTCATCGAGACGGACGCCCCCTATCTGGCCCCCACGCCCCATCGCGGCAAGCGCAACGAGCCTGCCTACGTGCGTCACGTGGCAGAGGAGATCGCCAGCCTGCGGGGCATCAGCGTGGAGGCAGTGGCCCAGGCCTCCACGCGGAATTTCTTCGACCTGTTCAAGGCTGCAAAGCCTGCAAGCGGCTAGGCCACTTCACCCCAGTGGCTCAGGTTGAGCTGCAGGCTGCGGTTGCCGTTCCACTCGTTCACATCCAGCCTGTAGACCGCCTGGATGCGTTCCGGCAGGGGCGTGTCCTGGTTGAACAGGATGGCCTCGGCGGCGAAGCCCTCCCCAGCCAGGCGCAGCTTGAGGTGCTTCTCGCCCACCAGGCGCTGGGACTGGACTGCAAAGTCGCCATGGAAGGCCGGTGCCGGGAAGCCCTGGCCCCACACCGTGTCCCGCAGGGCCTCGGCGTTCTCCAGGCTGAATTCATCCCGGGCCAGTTCCCCGTCGGTCTCGATGGTGCGGGTAAGGTCCGCCTCGCTCAATTCCTCCCGGGCCACCCGTTCGAACAGGGCGGAGAATTCCTCGAACCGCTGCCGGGGAATGGTCAGGCCCGCCGCCGCCGCGTGGCCGCCGAATTTCACCATCAATCCCGGCGCCAGGCGGTCCACCCGGTCCAGGGCATCCCGCAGATGCAGGCCGGGTATGGAACGTCCGGACCCTTTCAAAAAGCTGTCG
Protein-coding sequences here:
- a CDS encoding PilZ domain-containing protein, whose protein sequence is MSEEIRQATGRAGMLSLAIKERSALYAAFMPFLKHGGLFIPTNRPYQMGDQVYMLISLMEDTTKMPISGRVVWITPAGSQGNRQQGIGVQFDDNDGSAGVRAKIESILGNSMKSTRLTHTM
- a CDS encoding TatD family hydrolase, which produces MFVDSHCHIDFPDFTEGAGPLLANMRDADVGYALCISVNLENFPRVLALAEAHDNVFASVGVHPDHDEGREPDVAELVELAAHPRVVAIGETGLDYYRMAREDVDWQRARFRTHIRAARQAGKPLVIHTRSAAEDTLAIMAEEGAGEAGGVMHCFTESQVVADAALAHGFYISFSGIVTFKNAKDLKEVARHVPLERLLIETDAPYLAPTPHRGKRNEPAYVRHVAEEIASLRGISVEAVAQASTRNFFDLFKAAKPASG
- the holB gene encoding DNA polymerase III subunit delta': MIHPWNQARFRHFMADRGRMPHALLLHGPAGVGKLDLALEMAKGLLCESPVDGHACGECDACNWFEQGNHPDFRRLEPLENETADEEGEKSRPAKRGGRLISVDAVREVTDFLSLSAHRGGWRVALVQPAELMNTAAANALLKTLEEPPAGVLLILVSHQLGRLLPTVVSRCRKVHVGLPGRVESLAWLSQAGVDGGEALLAEAGGAPLAALAFADPERSVLRESFLDQLAAWQRMDVCAVAQAFQANHGDAWGWLLRWVLDALSQRLAGAPRYFIARAEQTARVGRSADLSALLALQRELLQAGRWLRHPLQAQLLLESWLIRYVQSAGARP
- the mltG gene encoding endolytic transglycosylase MltG, whose amino-acid sequence is MRKLLALVAMTVLLAVGALAWYALTPMRNTGADYPLAFSIPQGASFKMASREMFHAGALEHPLFFEILARALGKAHGIKAGSYGLTEPVTPLALLRKITVGETVLGKLTVIEGWTFAEMRRALDNQADLRHDSAGLSDAELLQAIGAEAGHPEGMFFPDTYFYDHGSSDLALYKRAYQTLQVVLDESWDRRAPDLPYKTPMDALVMASIIEKETGAPEERAMIAAVFINRLRIGMRLQTDPSVIYGLGSRFDGNLRRVDLETDTPYNSYTRAGLPPTPIALPGADAIHAALNPASSRALYFVAMGNGRHVFSNNLDEHNRAVARYQKRN
- the pabC gene encoding aminodeoxychorismate lyase; protein product: MLVNGEASTRVGVLDRGLAYGDGVFRTLRIEGGKPRWWQDHFSKLEADCRTLGMTCPGLDVWELDLSRLVLPVSGILRLTVTRGEGPRGYAPPAAATPTRIVAIWKWMPPDTSGAGLQVRVCGLRLGHQPALAGVKHLNRLENVLARGEWQDPAIREGILLDQGGLVVSGVTSNLFLWQHGRLRTPRLDRCGVAGVARGRLMDLAVRAGYGVEETEITLGDIYAADELMFTNSLMLLERAHRMDNRVWERPQVSPALRELLHA
- a CDS encoding dTMP kinase; this translates as MSGLFITLEGVDGAGKSSHLDWLGDWFRLRGHAVRMTREPGGTPVGERLREIVLHEAMHPDTEALVMFAARREHIDKVIRPALAAGEVVISDRFTDASFAYQCGGRGLDEARLEVLEAWVQEGLQPHLTLLFDVPTEVAAARLANAREPDRFEREQADFHRRVRDAYLRRARKHPGRIRVVDGSRTLDEVRQQLSHILEALA